A window of Hemiscyllium ocellatum isolate sHemOce1 chromosome 10, sHemOce1.pat.X.cur, whole genome shotgun sequence genomic DNA:
GAAGGGGCACAAAAATGTCCAtcgtattccagctgtggtctgactagtatcttttataatttttaaaactctCCATACTTTTATAACATGTTTATTTTGAAACCAAGGCCAAAATTCCTTTTTCCTTTCCTATTACCCACTGAAGTTGGATAATAGCTTTTGTTGATGCATGGACAAGGACTCTCAaatccttcatttctgtagctttctgcagttttttttctctatttaaataatattcaactcctctcttcttcctgccaaactgcataacctcacatttccccatattatattccatctgccatgtttttgTCCACTTGCTCAACCTCTCTTTgttcctctgcagactctttgtgtcaccTTCACCACTTTCTTTTCAACCTATTGttatgtcatccgcaaacttgggTATAGTACTTTCATTTTCCACATTCAAGTcaataatatatattgtaaataactgtggcccctgcattgatccctgtggcactagTTACAGGTTGTTACCCTGAAAATGCCTcctttatctcaactctctgtcttctattattGGCTCCTATTTATTGATtttagctccaccttcaacatcatagttccaacaaaactcatctccaaactctgagacctcAGACtgtgctcccccacccccaaccccgctgtaactggatcctggatTTCCTGACCCACAGCCTGCAATCAGTAATGATGGGTGACAACATCtcttccacaataatcctcaacactaaTGCCCTGcacggctgtgtactcagccccttactgtactcattTTACACTCACCAAATTCAACTCAAACTTCAtatacaaatttgctgatgacaccaccatagtgaACCAGATCTCAAATACCAACAAGAtcgagtacaggaaagagatagaaagTTTACTTACATGGTGttaagacaacaatctctccctcaatgtcagccaAACAAAGCTGCTGGCTCTCAGGAAGCAGGGTAGAGGACacgcccctgtctgtatcaatgatgCTGTGGTGCAGGTGGGGGTCATACCGTCTGCTTTTCTTTacgtttctttcctttttctctctcctcttgttttcttttctctctgctaTTTTCATTTACTTACCTCTTGGTGATGAGCTTGGTCATGGTGATGGCTTTAGCAGTTCTGAGTGGGCCTTGCAATGCAGACTTGAGTAGGCTCAACCCCAATACGGACTCATGGCAGTGGTATTGAATGTGAGCTTAggtccccagcagcttctgcatTGTCAAGGTGGTCCTAGCATTGACACTTAGCTGCTATTATGGAATTGAGTTTGGGTTATTAGTGCTGTCTGCTTCCAGCACAGATTCatggaggtggtgggggtgaaTTTGGGCTCAGTATGAGAGCTGGCAGCATCAGCAATGGACTCAAAGCAGAGTTGAGCTCGGGCTGGTGTGGTACCCAGCAGCATCAGTGAGGTCTGCATTGGCAAGATCCAGTAGGAACTGATAGTGTTGAGGGCATTGGTGGAGGTGAGTTGGCACTGATGACTGGTGACTTTTGCTCCAGTAGCAGCAGCATGGTGACATCATAgactatagaatccctacagtgtggaaacaggccatttggcccaacaaatccacactgaccctccaaagagtaatccatccagatcaattccccaaccctattactcaccctttacccctgactaatgcacctaacctacacatccctgaacactatgggcaatttagcatggccaattcagcgaacctgcaaatctttggcttgtgggaggaaaccggagcatccaggtgaaacccacgtagacacggagagaacgtgctgccacacagacagctgcccgaccctggaatcaaacccgggtccctggtgctgtgaggctccagtgctaaccactgagccaacgtgccaccTGGACTCATGCCCGGCTACCAGGTGCATGACTGAACACTGAACAAGAAGGACTATAAAGGTGAacactttctttatttcttcatttttctgcctttatattctatgttttggtttatttttctgtgttttacgaTGGCGCCAGAAAGTGGCAACACTATACaacacatttcactgtattttgtaacaagatacatgtgaaaataaataaataaaataaataaaaaagtgTGAAACCACATGCCAACAGTTaccagacttatgaacagaccttCACATATATgtagagatttttctttgcaCTTTTTCTGTGGCTACAGCACCATATTCTGCATTCGGTTCTGTTATGCTGATGTACTTGCATAATGCACGATTTGTCAAGTTAGCATGCACAACGAtacttttcactgtttctttgtacatgtgacaataataaatcaagtcaaatatGAATTAGTCTACCGCCTAGCCATGCTCTTGTTAAGTAGTCTAATGTGTGgctccttatcaaatgctttctgaaaatccaaatagattacatccactgcttctcCATATCCAACTTGTTACCCATTCAAAGAGTTAtagtaaatttgtcaggtatgattcccatttcataaaaccatgttcagtttgatttattgatatactgaagcacagtgaaatactttgtttacgagcagtacaggcagatcagagtaaACAAAGGTGTACAgaatatttagtaattttggagaACTATTAATATCTTCTTCTCTAAAACTTATGCCCCTCAATCACTAAGGAGCCTATGTTTACTTTAGCTTGTCTCTTCCTTTTAGTTATTTAAAAGGTAACTggttgttatctatatcaatgatttggatgagaatgtccgaggaatgattagtaagtttgctaatgacactaaagtaggcgggattgtggacagtgaggaaggttatcagaaattgcagcaggaccttgatcagctggggaagtgggccaagaaatggtaaatggagtttaatatagataagtgttagctcttgcattttggaaaatcaaatcaaggtcggagtttcatagtgaatggcagggccttaaggagtgtagtggaacagagcgaccttggagtcccaggtagacagggtagtgaaggaggctttGGAACACCGGCCtgcatcagtcaggacattgagtataggagttgggaagttatgttgcagttagacaggacgttggtgaggctgcacttggcgcattgtgttcagttttggtcaccttgttataagaagaaatttacaaggatgttgcctggactcaatggtctgagctatcgggagaagttggacaagccaggagGTTTTTCTTTAGAACATAGGCGACTGAGGAGGGTTCTTATAGacgtgtataagatcatgagaggcatggatagggtgaatacattcagtctttttcccagggttggggaattgaggactagagggcatcagtttaaggttagaagggaaagaataaaagggaacctgagggccaACTCTTTTAAATAGAGGGTGgggcgcatatggaatgagctgccagcggaagtggttgaggcgggtacattaacaacatttaaaaagcatttggacaaatacatggatagaaaaggattagaaggatatgggccaagtgcagggaaattgaGTTAGCATTGAGGgaaaatttggttggcatggagcagtttgggccaaagggcctgtctccatgctgcaggactctctgactctgagcTCTTGCTGTCTGCCTTaatattacttgcaagtttaccctcaAAATCTTTTTCAGTCATTTTTTGGTAGCTTTTAAAACTCTCTTAATCCTCTTGCTTATTATTAATCTTTACCATATttaatgtgttttaaaaaaaatttaattctTATACTATTCTTAATTTCCCTGGTTAACTGTGGTTGGCTTATACCCATTCTAAACTCCTTCTTCCTCATTGGAATATGTCTTTTCTGAACGCTATGAACTATGGGCTAGGTGATCCAAGTTTTAGTGGGATAGCATTttggcaatagtgatcataattccattaCTTCTAGGATAATTATAAAAAAGAAGATTGCTTCTTGGGTGAAAGTGCTAACATGGGGGAGGGTTAATTATGACAGTATGAGGCAGTAactggaaaaattggattagGGCCAGCTGTTTGAAGATAAATCCACACCTGACATGTTGGAATCCTTTAAAAGCCAGTTGACCAGAGTTCAGGACTTGCTTGTtcctctgaggatgaaagataaagATAGCAAGATTTGAGAATCTTGGGTGCTGAGAAATCTAAGTTTAGTTAAAAAGAAaatggaagcatatgtaaggtttaggaaactgaaatcaaaccAGGTACTTGAGTATAAAGGAAGCAGAACAGAAGGTAAAAAACAAAATTAGTGGGGTAGAAGGAaccatgaaatatctttggcaaattggattaaggagaatcccaaggcatttctgATGTCTGTTAGCagcaaaagggtaattagggaaggACAAAGGTGGGaatttatgtgtggagccagaagacATGGATGAGGTTCTCAATGAGTCCTTTGCATCGGTGTTCACCAAGGAGAAGTACATGGATAATGATGAATTTAGGGCTTGTTGACATTAAGGAGTAAGTGTTGAGTGTGTTGAAAAATAttaagatagataaatccctaggGCCTGATTGGATCTATCCCAAAATAAtgaaggaggcaagggaggagatttgtggggccttgacagagatctttgtgtCCTCTTTAACCACAGGTGAGTTCCCAAAAGACTGGGGCGTAGCCAATATTGTTCCTTTGTTCTGGAAGAGCAACAAAGATAAtctaggaaattataggccagtgagcctcacATCATtgtgagggaaattattggagatgaTTTTTAGGGACAAGATTGACTTGCATTTGAGAAAAATAGACttattagaaatagtcagcatgaatttatgcagaggagtttaaaaatgtggtgctggaaaaacacagcaggccaggcagcatccgaggagcaggagaattgacgttttgggcataagcccttaaacgtcggttttcctgctcctcggatgccacctggcctgctgtgtttttccagcaccacatttttcaactctggaaacccagcatctgcagtcctcactttctcctttatgcAGAGGAGGCCTTATCTCACAATAATAGTTTTTGTAATTGATTAATGAAGGTTAGGCAGTAGATGGTATTTACATGACTTTACTGAAGTATTTGACAAAGTCCCTCATGATAGGCTGGTCCAGAAAGTCAATTTTTTAagattattcatttgtgggatgttagCATCattagctggccagcatttactgccatctctagttgccccttgagaaggtgggggtgagctgccttcttgaatcactgcaatccgCCTGCTGTGgaatgacccacaatgccctgagggagggaattctaggaccTTCATCAGTGACAGCGAAGGAACAATGATAGATTTCCATGTtgagatggtgagtggcttggaggggaacttgaaagtggggttcatgtgtatctgctgccctcgtccttcgagatggaagtggttgtggatgcCTCACAACATCcaggacccgggtttgatcccagcctcgggcgctgtctatgtggagtttgcacatactccctgtgtctacataggtttcctccgggtgctctgccttcatcccacaatccaaagatgtgcaggtcaggtaaattggccatgctcaattgcccacagtgttcagagatatataggttaggtgcattagtcaggggaaatgtagagtaattgggtcGGGTGAATGGgactgggtaggatactcttcagagggtcggtgtggactttgagggctgaagggcctgtttctatactgtagggattccatgatactcaccacagtattcctagtctctgacctattcttgtagtcactgtgtttatgtgacgagtccagttgagtttctcatcaatggtaactccaggatgttgatactgggagactcagtgatgggaacatCATCGAATATCAAGTGACAGTGGTTCGATTGTCTCTAAATGATGATGGGCATTacctagcatttgtgtggtgtgaatgttccttgccacttgtcagtccaaacctggacattgtccaggtcttgttccATTTGAACATGTACTGCTTCAGTTtcttgaggagtcacaaatgatacTGAACATTGCACAACCACTGGTGAAcatctccaattctgaccttatgatggaggaaaatcattgatgaagcaactgaagatggttgagctgcggtcattaccctgaggaattcctgcaaaaatgtcctggagctaaggTGACTGATCTCAATCaaccaggtgaggatgatagatttccttccctgaaggacatcagtgaatgaaATGAATTTTTCTTACAATCAACAAATAATTTCATAGTCAtcagtagatttttaattccagatttttaaaactgaatttaaattccaccatctgccattcacacccaggtccccagaacataatCTGAATTTCTGGAttgatagtctagtgataataatACTGGGCCCCTTTATTGCACGGAATTTATGATGAGTTGGCAAGTTGGATACCAAATTGGCTTGGTCATGGAAGATACTtatggaggggtgtttttctgactggaagtttATGATCACTGGTGAtcagcaaggatcagtgctgcgacCTCCGTTGTTAAAACACTAATTTGACCTCAGCTGGAGATTGCACCCAGATCTGTGCACCATACTTTAAGATTGTGATCACATTGGAGAAGTGCAGAAGAGACCATGATAGCATTTGCACGGATATGGAATTTCAATGATGAGGAATACGAAAAGCTGAGATTGTTTTCGCTAGGGggaggtgatttgatagaagttttcaaactCCCAATGGGCCCGAACAGTGTAGATTGGGAGAAACCATTGCCATTCATAAAAGGATTGAgaatcagaggacacagatttaaaataactagtgaataaaacaaaaatgatatTAGGAAATGTTTTTATTACGCAGCCAGTGTTTCAATTCTGGAATGCTTTGAGGTTGTGATGGAGATAAGTTCTTtcaggtgcaggttcatagttccttgaaagtggagtcacaggtggacaggataatgaagaaggtgttttggtatacttgcctttaatgatcaatgcattgagtacaggagttgggaggtcatgttgccactgtacaggacattggttaggccacttttggaatattgtgtttaattctggtcttccggatataggaaggatgttatgaaacttgagaaggatttaaaaggatgCTGCAGGGATGGAGGGGGCGTTGAAGCCATAGGGAGAGGCGAGGTAGgactgggtctattttccctggattatTGGAAGCttttatacaagtttataaaattatgaggggcatggatagggtgaatagtcaaggtcctttccccagggtaggagaatccagaacaggtttaaggtgagaggagaaagatttagaagggacctaagggtcatctttttcatgcagatggtggtatgtgtatggaatgagctgtcagctgAGGTGgcggcggctggtacaattatatttaaaaggcatctggatggatatatgaataggaaaggtttagagggatgagggccaagtgctggcaaatgggactagattaatttaggatatctggtcaacatgcaagagttggactgaaggtctgtttccgtgctgtacatctctatgactatgaatctatgactcaatgtaggtattcaaaagggaattagatggcTATTTGAAAAGGAATTATGTGCAGGTTTAACAGGAGAAAGCAGTCTAATGGAACAAAGCGAAGTGTTCATTTGGAGAGTTGTTGCAGACATGATGGGACAtgggcctccttctgcactgttccAGTTTTGTGAATCCATGAGGCCTGCACTGATATGATATTTTGACAAACTCTGTGTTCAAGTCAAGGTATATCAAAAATGTGTGCATGGAAGTAACAATTCATCTTCCATTTGTTCTTAACAGGAATGTATTGAAGCCTGCAAAGTGGACAAGACCCTTGAATCTCCAATCTATCCTGGAAATGGCCACCTGCAGCCAATTGAAGAAAGCATCAGGAATTATGTGATGGGCCATTTCCGCTGGAATAAATTTGGGAAAAAAAGAGGCAATAACACTGAGATTTCAGACAACAAACGAGAAGATGAACCTGTTCTGGCATTCCTGAGTAACCTCCCTGCTATAGAGTCCCAGACCTCTCAGATAGAAGGTGAGGAGATGGAAATTCCATTTCCTAGGGAGGATGATAAGAGATCCTACTCTATGGAACATTTCCGCTGGGGGAAGCCAATGGGCAGGAAGAAGAGGCCTATTAAAGTCTACCCAAATAGCTTTGATGATGATTCATTGGAGAATATGAGTCCTGAACTGAAGCGTGAAGCATCTGTTGATTTTGACTACCCAGTAAAGCCTACTGAAGTAGGTGAAGAGGAGATGCTGGAAGATCTCAAGAAGAAAGAGAAGAAGAATTACAAAATGAACCATTTCAGGTGGGGCAGGGGACCACAGAGTTTAGATCCTGATGGTGTGCATCTACAGCCATTGCAGTTTCTAAACATTGAAGATGTGCGCCAGGAAAACATGGACAATGGCTTCCCTGAACAAGAGGCGAAAAAAGATGAGGAAGATTACAATTTTGGCCACTTCCGATGGAGTATACCACTGAAAGACAAGCGTTACGGAGGTTTTATGAAGTCTTGGGATGAGAGAGATCAAAAGCCACTTCTGACTCTCTTCAGGAATGTCATTGTCAAAGATGACCATGAGAAGAAGGCTGAAAATCAATAGATAGGCAAACCCCAATGAAGATTCTTAGCTGTATGATATAGGAGCAGTCTATAGATCTACAATAACAATTCTAAGAAGCTGTTGTTGAACTAGAAAGGAACCTGTGCAATGTACCTTGTGCGGTTTACTGTATGTAGCAATCAATAAAAGAGTTAATATTGTACATAAAGGCTTCAATGAGTCTGCGACCCAATCATGGACTGTGCAAAGATTTTCCTATTTATTGAGCTGTACAATATGTAAATGAAGGATGGAAAATACACTCTTTTTTGCAAACCAAGTCAATCTCCTGGGATGTGATTATTTTTATGTACATTATGTTGTAAAATGAGTTGTGCAGCCCTTCATTCCACTAATTACATGCCAAAGTTGTGTATTCTACAGGATTATTATGCAAATCCCCTAACTTTAGGAATAAACAATAAAGTAACAAAAGTCCATGCAATTCCTCCCAGTGCCTAGACCAGTGACTAGGATATTTTTAAAACTCATTCAGGGGTTTGGGATTTGCTGATTGGGATCTGACATTGATTGCTTGTCCATAATaactggaggaagtggtggtaaGCTGTCTTATTGAACTGCTGTGGTTCATATGGTGTTGCTCCAACTGGAGTGATGTGTTCTAGGATTCTGACTCAGTGATACTGAAGAAATAGCGATATAGTTTCAAGCAAAGATGGAGTGGGGGGGACTTTGAGGAAAGCTTGCAGCTGGAATCAGCAACTCAGCCCTTCAAGATTATTCCAACATTAAATAAGATCAAAGCTGGTCATTTACCTCAATATCATTTTCTGTATTATCACTGCATGCCTTGACATATTCAATATCTAGAAATccatcaatctcggccttgaccATACTGAATGTCTGAACCTTACGATCCTCCacatggagaattccaaagattcaacaccttctatttaaaataattgtttctcatctcagttcaaaaagTCTCAGACTTTATTCTAAGACTGTGTCCCGAGTTCTAGACTCACAGCTGGAGAATCCTTTTTCATGCATCCGAGATTATCTctacttctaaactccagagaatatacgCCAGCCCATTTAATCTTTCCTAGTAACACCATATTTCCACCCCAGGATGTGGTTTTCAGAactaatgctgcactccctcagtggcAAATAAACCATTTCCCTCAGCAAGGAGTTCAAACGACATAGAATATACTACATGTGGTCATATGAAGACTCTACCTGATTTAAAATTTCACTagttttatattcaaatcctcttgcaataaagccAACAATTTTTTTAAATGCCTGCTGTGCCTTCTTGTTAACTTTCAGTGATCAATGAGCAAGGAAACTAAAATCTCTTCGAAATTCAACACCTCCCACTCTCACCATTGAAGAAATTCTTTGTCTTTctattttcctgccaaagtgggcaCCTCACATTTCTCAACATTCTacttcatctgccaaatttttgcccattcatttaGACTCTCCAAATCCCTTTGAAGTCTCTTTGCAACCTTCTCACATTtagttttatgtcatctgcaaatgttatATGATTcccacatctaaatcattgacaTATATTCTGAAAAGCTACAGCCCAAGCACTGGTCCTTGCCTGGCCTTACTTGTCACAACTTGAAAATAACCAATTTATGCCCAATCTGTTTTCTATCGATTGCCTAGTTCATAATTCTTGACAATACATTCCCTctaattccatgtgctttaattttgatAGTTCTGAACCTTATCAAAACTTTTCTGAATTCTAAACATAACCATGTCTATCATTTCCCCTTCATCTATTCTTCTGATTAGATATTCAAGTTTATTAAacgtgatttccctttcataaatccaggTTGACTCTGCCCAATTGTACCATCATTTTCTGAGTATTTTGTTAGAAAATTCTTCATCAAAAGTTCTAGCAGAATCTCTATTCTTGATAATAATGAAATAAGACAGAACAACACAAAATAAAGGAGTGGAccgagaccattcagcccattggatctgctctgccattcaacgagatcgtggctgatctattAACCCTCAACCCCACACTCCTGCCTTTTCACAATTACCCACGgctcccttattgattaaaaatctgtctaccccAGCCTTGAATAGACTTAATGGCTCAGCCTTGACaatctgtggtaaagaattctgcaAATTCAGAACCTTCTGAGGtgagaagttcctcctcatttctgtcttaaatgagtgaccctttattctgagatcataCCCACCCAGTTCTGGACTGTCCTACATAGGAAACAATATTTTCACATCTaggaattttctatgtttcaataagatttctctcatttttctctgaacttctttggactgcctccaatgtcttTCCTTAGAGAAAGAacccaaagctatctcacataTTTCAGCTGCGGTCTTACTAgtgtcttgtacagttttagtAAAATCTCCCTACTTCTATACTCTATTTcttttgaaataagggccaatatttgacttgactttccaatgtctgctgaacttgaatgctcgcattttgtgattcatggatgaggatgTCCAAATCCCTCAATTCTGTAGCTGTctgcagtctttttccatttaaataacattcagctcttctattcctcctgccaaagtgcataacatcaCATCATGCTGATATGCTATCTCCAACAGTATGGGCTCTTGTTAAGTAGTCTTATGTGTGGCACCaaatcaaacaccttctgaaattccaaatatattacatccaatgTTTCCCCTTTAACAATCCTGTTTGTTATCTTCTTTAAAAAATTTGAGTAAATTTGTCAGTcataatttccccttcatgaagctatGTTGATTCTGCTTGGTCATATTATGCACCTCTAAATGCTCTGATAttacatcttttataattgacttggatATTTTCCTAAGAacagacattaagctaactggcctgtagttattTGTTTTTCATGTCCCTCCTTTTTTTAATCTAAAGGTGTTagattggcagttttccaatcttctgaaatatttccagaatctaaggaatcCTAGAAAAAGCTGACCAttacatccactatctctgcagctactTCTAACATCCCATGGTGCATCTCAGGTTCAAGGGATTTGTCAGTCTTTAGCCCTATTGATTTCCCTCGCACCTTTGCTctagtgatagttattgtatATACTTGCTCTTCTTCTTTTGTCCTCTGAATATACAGTAATGTTGGCATGCCAttagtgtcttctactgtgaatactgatgcaaagtatttatatCACGCTAATATGTCAGTAGTTCCCTGTTTTCTAACTCTTTGCGTTCTTAAATAGTAATTTGTCACTTTCTAATGTACAGGCACCAACCAGAGTcgatagaattttgaaagatcaTCTACACCTCGGAAAGTCACATCTTTCAGCGCTGAGACATTGatcatcaggtccaggggatttatttaCTTTACATACCATTCATTTCTTCAGTGAGTTTTACTAAACAATAGAAACACCATGAAATGTTTGGTTTACTCTGGCCGTTAGATTTTCCATCATTTAATGTTTTCTTTCATGAAACCTCTCTGCCATTTTCTTATGCCCTATTCCCCAAGTTATGAGTAGATGATCTATCTCAGTGTCCACCAGAAGTCCCTAGCATTGCAatgccagtctttagccaattcaatTCCCTCCATGCAATGTTGAGAAATGGCTGGATACCACAAAGGCTGTGGACCCCATACACATCCTGTTGATAGTAATGAAGTCATGTGCTCCAGATCTAGCCATGCCCCAACCCGAGCTGTTCCAAGACTCTGGCAAGAACATGGCAATGTGTAAAATTGCTCAGACATGTCCTGCACACAAAAACCAGTtcaaatccaacctggtcaattaccactccatcaatctactctcaatcattagtAAAATACTGGAAGAGGTCTTCAGCTGTACTTTTAAgaagcacttgctcagcaataatctgttcAGTGATGCTCAATTTGTGTTTcacccagggccactcagctcatgATCTCAATAcaaccttggtccaaacatggacaaaggagctgaattccagagggagggtaagagtgactgcctttgacttCAAGGCCacattcgactgagtgtggcatcaaggtgcCACATTAAACTCAAGGTAATGGGAATTGAGGGGAAACCTCTCCACTGGTCGGAGTCATAACCTGCAAagaggaagatggttgtcattgctggaggtcagtcatctcagcttgaGGACATCTTGCAGAAATCCCTCAGACCATCTTCAAAAGAGAATCTACCCATCgctcattgacattcaatggattACCATTATTGATCCTCTACTTCAACATCCTGAgggtaaccattgaccagaacctgaactggat
This region includes:
- the pomca gene encoding proopiomelanocortin a — translated: MQQSTWRSILVMFSMAWTLTSGQLGDCWDQSKCKKLFSTPKVMECIEACKVDKTLESPIYPGNGHLQPIEESIRNYVMGHFRWNKFGKKRGNNTEISDNKREDEPVLAFLSNLPAIESQTSQIEGEEMEIPFPREDDKRSYSMEHFRWGKPMGRKKRPIKVYPNSFDDDSLENMSPELKREASVDFDYPVKPTEVGEEEMLEDLKKKEKKNYKMNHFRWGRGPQSLDPDGVHLQPLQFLNIEDVRQENMDNGFPEQEAKKDEEDYNFGHFRWSIPLKDKRYGGFMKSWDERDQKPLLTLFRNVIVKDDHEKKAENQ